A portion of the Vulpes vulpes isolate BD-2025 chromosome 5, VulVul3, whole genome shotgun sequence genome contains these proteins:
- the MOB2 gene encoding MOB kinase activator 2 isoform X1 — protein sequence MLGDHSSLPTDRALLSQPPKTGLSCKMVLQAVGKVLRKSKAKPNGKKPATEEKKMYLEPEYTKSRITDVGFKELVVLPREIDLNEWLASNTTTFFHHVNLQYSTISEFCTGEACQTMAVCNTQYYWYDERGKKVKCTAPQYVDFVMSSVQKLVTDEDVFPTKYGREFPSSFESLVKKICKYLFHVLAHIYWSHFKETLALELHGHLNTLYVHFILFAREFNLLDPKETAIMDDLTEVLCSAGGRGGGGGDGASGGGTGAQNHVKER from the exons ATGCTTGGAGATCACAGCAGCCTCCCCACAGACCGAGCTCTGCTCAGCCAGCCCCCCAAAACTGGACTCAGCTGCAAAATGGTGCTTCAGGCTGTTGGCAAAGTGCTCAG GAAGTCTAAAGCAAAGCCCAATGGAAAGAAGCCTGCTACAGAGGAGAAGAAGATGTACCTGGAACCAGAGTACACCAAGTCCAGAATCACTGACGTCGGCTTTAAGGAGCTGGTGGTACTGCCCCGGGAGATCGACCTGAACGAGTGGCTGGCAAGCAACA CCACCACATTTTTCCACCACGTCAACCTGCAGTACAGCACCATCTCAGAGTTCTGCACAGGGGAGGCATGCCAGACGATGGCCGTGTGCAACAC ACAGTACTACTGGTACGATGAGCGGGGGAAGAAGGTCAAGTGCACTGCTCCCCAGTACGTCGATTTTGTCATGAGCTCCGTGCAGAAGCTGGTGACCGACGAGGATGTGTTCCCCACAAAATATG GCAGAGAATTCCCCAGCTCCTTTGAGTCTCTGGTGAAGAAGATCTGCAAGTACCTGTTCCACGTGCTGGCACACATCTACTGGTCCCACTTCAAGGAGACCCTGGCCCTTGAGCTCCATGGACACTTGAACACACTCTATGTCCACTTCATCCTCTTCGCCAGGGAGTTCAACTTGCTCGACCCCAAAGAGACCGCCATCATGGACGACCTCACGGAGGTGCTGTGCAGCGCTGGGGGccgtggcgggggtgggggcgatGGGGCCAGTGGCGGGGGCACGGGGGCACAGAACCACGTGAAGGAGAGGTGA
- the MOB2 gene encoding MOB kinase activator 2 isoform X4, with the protein MASRKSKAKPNGKKPATEEKKMYLEPEYTKSRITDVGFKELVVLPREIDLNEWLASNTTTFFHHVNLQYSTISEFCTGEACQTMAVCNTQYYWYDERGKKVKCTAPQYVDFVMSSVQKLVTDEDVFPTKYGREFPSSFESLVKKICKYLFHVLAHIYWSHFKETLALELHGHLNTLYVHFILFAREFNLLDPKETAIMDDLTEVLCSAGGRGGGGGDGASGGGTGAQNHVKER; encoded by the exons GAAGTCTAAAGCAAAGCCCAATGGAAAGAAGCCTGCTACAGAGGAGAAGAAGATGTACCTGGAACCAGAGTACACCAAGTCCAGAATCACTGACGTCGGCTTTAAGGAGCTGGTGGTACTGCCCCGGGAGATCGACCTGAACGAGTGGCTGGCAAGCAACA CCACCACATTTTTCCACCACGTCAACCTGCAGTACAGCACCATCTCAGAGTTCTGCACAGGGGAGGCATGCCAGACGATGGCCGTGTGCAACAC ACAGTACTACTGGTACGATGAGCGGGGGAAGAAGGTCAAGTGCACTGCTCCCCAGTACGTCGATTTTGTCATGAGCTCCGTGCAGAAGCTGGTGACCGACGAGGATGTGTTCCCCACAAAATATG GCAGAGAATTCCCCAGCTCCTTTGAGTCTCTGGTGAAGAAGATCTGCAAGTACCTGTTCCACGTGCTGGCACACATCTACTGGTCCCACTTCAAGGAGACCCTGGCCCTTGAGCTCCATGGACACTTGAACACACTCTATGTCCACTTCATCCTCTTCGCCAGGGAGTTCAACTTGCTCGACCCCAAAGAGACCGCCATCATGGACGACCTCACGGAGGTGCTGTGCAGCGCTGGGGGccgtggcgggggtgggggcgatGGGGCCAGTGGCGGGGGCACGGGGGCACAGAACCACGTGAAGGAGAGGTGA
- the MOB2 gene encoding MOB kinase activator 2 isoform X3: protein MDWLMGKSKAKPNGKKPATEEKKMYLEPEYTKSRITDVGFKELVVLPREIDLNEWLASNTTTFFHHVNLQYSTISEFCTGEACQTMAVCNTQYYWYDERGKKVKCTAPQYVDFVMSSVQKLVTDEDVFPTKYGREFPSSFESLVKKICKYLFHVLAHIYWSHFKETLALELHGHLNTLYVHFILFAREFNLLDPKETAIMDDLTEVLCSAGGRGGGGGDGASGGGTGAQNHVKER from the exons GAAGTCTAAAGCAAAGCCCAATGGAAAGAAGCCTGCTACAGAGGAGAAGAAGATGTACCTGGAACCAGAGTACACCAAGTCCAGAATCACTGACGTCGGCTTTAAGGAGCTGGTGGTACTGCCCCGGGAGATCGACCTGAACGAGTGGCTGGCAAGCAACA CCACCACATTTTTCCACCACGTCAACCTGCAGTACAGCACCATCTCAGAGTTCTGCACAGGGGAGGCATGCCAGACGATGGCCGTGTGCAACAC ACAGTACTACTGGTACGATGAGCGGGGGAAGAAGGTCAAGTGCACTGCTCCCCAGTACGTCGATTTTGTCATGAGCTCCGTGCAGAAGCTGGTGACCGACGAGGATGTGTTCCCCACAAAATATG GCAGAGAATTCCCCAGCTCCTTTGAGTCTCTGGTGAAGAAGATCTGCAAGTACCTGTTCCACGTGCTGGCACACATCTACTGGTCCCACTTCAAGGAGACCCTGGCCCTTGAGCTCCATGGACACTTGAACACACTCTATGTCCACTTCATCCTCTTCGCCAGGGAGTTCAACTTGCTCGACCCCAAAGAGACCGCCATCATGGACGACCTCACGGAGGTGCTGTGCAGCGCTGGGGGccgtggcgggggtgggggcgatGGGGCCAGTGGCGGGGGCACGGGGGCACAGAACCACGTGAAGGAGAGGTGA
- the MOB2 gene encoding MOB kinase activator 2 isoform X2 produces the protein MVPWLLLPPLSGQVGFTHHPFLWTSKKSKAKPNGKKPATEEKKMYLEPEYTKSRITDVGFKELVVLPREIDLNEWLASNTTTFFHHVNLQYSTISEFCTGEACQTMAVCNTQYYWYDERGKKVKCTAPQYVDFVMSSVQKLVTDEDVFPTKYGREFPSSFESLVKKICKYLFHVLAHIYWSHFKETLALELHGHLNTLYVHFILFAREFNLLDPKETAIMDDLTEVLCSAGGRGGGGGDGASGGGTGAQNHVKER, from the exons GAAGTCTAAAGCAAAGCCCAATGGAAAGAAGCCTGCTACAGAGGAGAAGAAGATGTACCTGGAACCAGAGTACACCAAGTCCAGAATCACTGACGTCGGCTTTAAGGAGCTGGTGGTACTGCCCCGGGAGATCGACCTGAACGAGTGGCTGGCAAGCAACA CCACCACATTTTTCCACCACGTCAACCTGCAGTACAGCACCATCTCAGAGTTCTGCACAGGGGAGGCATGCCAGACGATGGCCGTGTGCAACAC ACAGTACTACTGGTACGATGAGCGGGGGAAGAAGGTCAAGTGCACTGCTCCCCAGTACGTCGATTTTGTCATGAGCTCCGTGCAGAAGCTGGTGACCGACGAGGATGTGTTCCCCACAAAATATG GCAGAGAATTCCCCAGCTCCTTTGAGTCTCTGGTGAAGAAGATCTGCAAGTACCTGTTCCACGTGCTGGCACACATCTACTGGTCCCACTTCAAGGAGACCCTGGCCCTTGAGCTCCATGGACACTTGAACACACTCTATGTCCACTTCATCCTCTTCGCCAGGGAGTTCAACTTGCTCGACCCCAAAGAGACCGCCATCATGGACGACCTCACGGAGGTGCTGTGCAGCGCTGGGGGccgtggcgggggtgggggcgatGGGGCCAGTGGCGGGGGCACGGGGGCACAGAACCACGTGAAGGAGAGGTGA
- the MOB2 gene encoding MOB kinase activator 2 isoform X5, translating to MYLEPEYTKSRITDVGFKELVVLPREIDLNEWLASNTTTFFHHVNLQYSTISEFCTGEACQTMAVCNTQYYWYDERGKKVKCTAPQYVDFVMSSVQKLVTDEDVFPTKYGREFPSSFESLVKKICKYLFHVLAHIYWSHFKETLALELHGHLNTLYVHFILFAREFNLLDPKETAIMDDLTEVLCSAGGRGGGGGDGASGGGTGAQNHVKER from the exons ATGTACCTGGAACCAGAGTACACCAAGTCCAGAATCACTGACGTCGGCTTTAAGGAGCTGGTGGTACTGCCCCGGGAGATCGACCTGAACGAGTGGCTGGCAAGCAACA CCACCACATTTTTCCACCACGTCAACCTGCAGTACAGCACCATCTCAGAGTTCTGCACAGGGGAGGCATGCCAGACGATGGCCGTGTGCAACAC ACAGTACTACTGGTACGATGAGCGGGGGAAGAAGGTCAAGTGCACTGCTCCCCAGTACGTCGATTTTGTCATGAGCTCCGTGCAGAAGCTGGTGACCGACGAGGATGTGTTCCCCACAAAATATG GCAGAGAATTCCCCAGCTCCTTTGAGTCTCTGGTGAAGAAGATCTGCAAGTACCTGTTCCACGTGCTGGCACACATCTACTGGTCCCACTTCAAGGAGACCCTGGCCCTTGAGCTCCATGGACACTTGAACACACTCTATGTCCACTTCATCCTCTTCGCCAGGGAGTTCAACTTGCTCGACCCCAAAGAGACCGCCATCATGGACGACCTCACGGAGGTGCTGTGCAGCGCTGGGGGccgtggcgggggtgggggcgatGGGGCCAGTGGCGGGGGCACGGGGGCACAGAACCACGTGAAGGAGAGGTGA